One genomic window of Cupriavidus malaysiensis includes the following:
- a CDS encoding oligosaccharide flippase family protein: MRVSSVSWNLAGLTLPLLVAAVTVPQLIHRLGNERFGVLALAWGLVGYAGALDLGIGRALTQMVARLRGEGDFSSIPDALATAGRITLLTGAFGGVIIAIFAIAGGGSLIHARQTATGEIELSILLLALALPAQAMSATYRGVNEAYLNFRGISVVRALLGMVNFGGPYLVSLWTSSLPWLVATLVLSRLFSLLIYRRLAMTCISGQRAVGRTGEYSSRIARSLFSFGGWVTVSSIVSPMLVQADRFVISSAISAAAVTIYVLPYEMVVQSLVLVGSVSSVLFPSLSAMMRSHPTQWQRYFLRWLLIVAGMMLVVCIAMFFFLPKILTLWVGQGLHPESITVGKILCLGVFSNSLGVMFYALLHAKGRANITALLHMIELPIFVGALLFLLHQFGVVGAAWAWTGRMTFDAIALGILGGKK, from the coding sequence ATGCGTGTTTCTTCGGTTTCTTGGAATCTAGCCGGACTTACTCTGCCGTTGCTGGTAGCGGCAGTCACCGTGCCGCAATTAATTCATCGCCTCGGCAATGAAAGGTTCGGGGTGCTGGCGCTCGCTTGGGGCCTAGTCGGTTATGCAGGAGCATTAGATCTCGGTATTGGTCGAGCTCTTACACAGATGGTGGCCCGCCTAAGAGGCGAGGGAGATTTTTCATCAATTCCCGATGCTTTGGCAACAGCAGGCAGAATCACATTGCTCACGGGTGCTTTTGGCGGTGTGATCATAGCCATCTTCGCTATCGCTGGTGGCGGGTCATTGATACACGCGCGCCAGACCGCGACTGGGGAAATTGAGCTTTCCATCTTGCTTCTCGCTCTAGCGCTACCCGCCCAAGCGATGAGTGCGACGTATCGTGGAGTCAACGAAGCTTACCTGAATTTTCGTGGCATAAGCGTTGTACGAGCCCTTTTAGGCATGGTCAATTTTGGAGGGCCGTATCTAGTCTCCCTTTGGACCAGCAGCCTACCTTGGCTGGTTGCAACTCTAGTGCTTAGTAGACTATTTTCTTTGCTTATCTATCGTCGGCTCGCAATGACATGCATTTCCGGTCAGCGTGCTGTCGGGCGAACAGGCGAGTACTCATCACGAATCGCACGAAGTCTTTTCTCATTTGGTGGCTGGGTCACCGTAAGCAGTATTGTAAGTCCGATGCTAGTCCAGGCGGATCGTTTTGTGATCTCATCGGCAATATCTGCGGCCGCGGTGACTATTTATGTTCTACCCTACGAGATGGTTGTTCAAAGCTTAGTGCTTGTTGGCTCGGTTTCATCCGTCCTATTTCCAAGCCTGAGCGCAATGATGCGTTCACATCCTACGCAATGGCAGCGCTATTTTTTGCGCTGGCTGCTGATAGTGGCTGGAATGATGCTTGTAGTCTGTATCGCGATGTTCTTCTTTCTCCCGAAGATCCTGACTCTCTGGGTTGGACAAGGATTGCATCCGGAATCAATTACCGTTGGGAAAATTCTCTGCTTGGGAGTTTTTTCGAACTCGCTTGGCGTAATGTTCTATGCGCTACTGCATGCTAAGGGACGTGCAAACATAACGGCTCTGTTGCATATGATTGAATTGCCAATTTTTGTGGGAGCCTTGCTCTTTCTTTTACATCAGTTCGGGGTTGTTGGCGCGGCGTGGGCCTGGACCGGGAGAATGACTTTTGACGCAATAGCTTTGGGAATCCTGGGGGGGAAGAAATGA
- a CDS encoding EpsG family protein gives MKTRTLKTIFWAVSIATLLRVLSGYQAFGESRDYDNYLQFFDAVRVSANFNDISYRFEPGFSAVVYALVKIGLNNPVVYAVIAGVAVFVKCCAVPHSRRYVFVFAVFVFYLLTRYLALFEMTVLRANCAFALAFLVFVRRETPEYRVKDLVLLLGGVLFHYSAIVFLFIYSIKRVTRLRVVLIAVVAFLAIMVSKGVLLSYLQGYLNALSNYSDAGKTATTFPVLFMLDLLLLIFILLTWQACDLPMRYCALGIALSASFHFALLDNSVFAGRFRELLSVFVLIYVLRAFSCRSPLVKSISSMFVLATGVLHVYVTYFYDPLLT, from the coding sequence ATGAAAACACGGACCCTAAAAACTATATTTTGGGCCGTCAGTATCGCCACGCTTCTAAGAGTTCTCTCCGGATACCAGGCTTTTGGGGAAAGTCGAGATTACGATAATTATCTTCAGTTTTTCGATGCAGTTAGGGTTTCGGCGAACTTCAATGATATATCGTATCGCTTTGAGCCGGGTTTTTCAGCGGTGGTTTATGCACTGGTGAAGATTGGCTTGAATAATCCGGTGGTCTATGCGGTCATAGCAGGGGTTGCAGTCTTCGTGAAGTGTTGTGCTGTTCCCCATTCAAGAAGATATGTTTTTGTTTTTGCAGTATTTGTATTTTATCTGCTAACTCGCTATCTCGCCCTCTTCGAGATGACGGTGCTGCGGGCTAACTGTGCATTTGCACTTGCTTTCCTGGTTTTTGTCAGGCGGGAGACTCCGGAATATCGAGTCAAGGATCTGGTGCTGCTTCTGGGGGGCGTGCTCTTTCATTATTCTGCGATTGTCTTCCTATTTATCTATTCGATCAAACGCGTGACACGGTTGCGGGTGGTCCTCATAGCCGTCGTTGCATTCCTCGCGATTATGGTATCGAAGGGTGTTTTGCTTTCATACTTGCAAGGGTATCTTAATGCTCTCTCGAATTATTCTGATGCCGGAAAGACTGCTACAACATTTCCGGTGTTGTTTATGCTTGACTTGCTGTTGTTGATTTTCATCCTTCTGACTTGGCAGGCATGTGACTTGCCGATGCGATATTGTGCGCTTGGGATTGCTCTTAGCGCCTCTTTTCATTTTGCGTTGCTCGATAACTCGGTATTCGCTGGTCGATTTCGAGAGCTGCTCTCAGTTTTTGTGTTGATATATGTGTTGCGGGCGTTTAGTTGTAGGTCGCCACTAGTGAAGTCTATCTCCTCTATGTTCGTGCTCGCGACTGGTGTACTTCACGTATATGTAACTTATTTCTACGATCCGTTGCTGACATGA
- a CDS encoding glycosyltransferase family 2 protein, with the protein MKRSIDVVIVNWNSDQQLEKALLSIAENNSGLVDSVIVVDNGSTDDSIARIEGGREFPFRLVIERNAENRGFGAACNQGARKGVGEFILFLNPDAHLYADSLSVSLSHMVDPANREVGIVGIQLLDENGRVSRSCARFPSLWSFFIQALGLNHFPVLRSSSMHMADWDHSETKKVDHVIGAFYLMRRSLFENLAGFDERFFVYLEDLDLSLRAKQAGYDSLYLADAKAFHAGGGTSRKVKAHRTFYSLRSRLFYGFKHFGCKRGWILAAITLLLEPCTRTLSALCRGRFDDAKNTWAAYSMLFGDLKIILKEARVS; encoded by the coding sequence ATGAAACGTTCGATAGATGTTGTCATTGTAAATTGGAATTCCGATCAGCAATTGGAGAAAGCTCTCCTGAGCATAGCTGAAAATAATTCGGGATTGGTCGATTCAGTGATTGTTGTCGATAACGGATCTACCGATGACTCCATCGCTCGGATCGAGGGCGGGAGAGAGTTTCCGTTCCGTCTTGTGATTGAGAGAAATGCTGAAAATCGAGGTTTCGGGGCGGCATGTAATCAAGGTGCTAGAAAGGGGGTGGGTGAATTTATTCTCTTCTTAAATCCCGATGCTCATCTGTATGCGGACTCTCTTAGTGTTTCGCTTTCGCACATGGTTGATCCCGCGAACCGTGAGGTAGGTATAGTGGGTATTCAGTTGCTTGATGAGAATGGGCGGGTGTCGCGAAGCTGCGCTCGATTTCCCAGTCTATGGTCGTTCTTTATTCAGGCACTGGGATTAAATCATTTTCCGGTTCTTCGGTCGTCTAGCATGCATATGGCGGACTGGGACCACTCGGAAACAAAGAAGGTCGATCACGTAATCGGGGCATTCTATTTAATGCGGCGATCCTTATTTGAGAATCTTGCCGGATTTGATGAACGATTCTTCGTATATTTGGAAGATCTCGATCTGTCGCTGCGAGCTAAGCAGGCCGGATACGATAGTCTATATCTCGCTGACGCGAAAGCCTTTCACGCTGGCGGCGGTACGTCAAGAAAGGTGAAGGCGCATAGGACGTTCTATTCCTTGCGGAGCAGGCTCTTTTACGGATTCAAGCATTTTGGCTGCAAGCGGGGTTGGATACTTGCAGCCATCACTCTTCTTCTAGAGCCGTGTACGCGGACACTCTCTGCCCTGTGCCGTGGCAGATTTGATGATGCGAAAAATACGTGGGCTGCATATTCAATGCTCTTTGGTGACCTGAAGATTATCCTGAAAGAGGCGAGGGTATCGTGA
- a CDS encoding glycosyltransferase family 4 protein: MKVLALTRYGQQGASSRMRSFQFFPVMQGNGWELTIAPLFDDARLSTRYREGSYRLSAVISSYIERLRFLLRRAEFDFLWIEKEALPWLPAGFESWMLKDVPYVLDFDDAIFHKYDLHRMSWVRRTYGNRIDHLMARARLVVAGNRYLAERAEKAGARRVEVFPTVVDLDRYRGKERSEAVQEWNRSDAESIPRVVWIGSPSTVRYLTGIGPSLAILAKKRRFVLRVIGGGEVVIPGVQVENVNWSAETEAKAIRDCDIGIMPLLDSPWERGKCAYKLIQYMASGLPTVSSPVGANVDVVVADETGFFASSSEEWVESLDRLLSDDAMRAMLGENGRRRVEKYYSLQSAAPRLIKSLVSAVSYH, from the coding sequence GTGAAGGTGCTTGCATTGACTCGGTATGGCCAGCAGGGTGCGTCGTCTCGCATGCGCTCATTTCAATTCTTCCCCGTAATGCAAGGGAATGGTTGGGAACTGACCATCGCGCCGTTGTTCGATGATGCTCGATTGTCGACTCGATATAGAGAAGGTAGTTATCGACTGTCAGCAGTTATTTCGTCTTACATCGAGCGTCTTCGTTTTTTGCTGCGCCGCGCTGAGTTCGATTTTTTATGGATCGAGAAGGAGGCGCTGCCATGGCTGCCAGCGGGTTTTGAGTCATGGATGTTGAAAGATGTTCCATATGTGCTAGATTTTGATGATGCGATCTTCCACAAATATGATCTTCATCGCATGTCCTGGGTGCGGAGAACCTATGGAAATCGAATCGATCATTTGATGGCAAGGGCACGCCTCGTTGTTGCAGGAAACAGGTATCTTGCTGAGCGGGCGGAGAAAGCAGGCGCTCGACGTGTTGAAGTTTTCCCTACTGTTGTGGATCTAGATCGGTATAGAGGAAAGGAACGGTCAGAGGCAGTTCAAGAATGGAATCGAAGTGATGCTGAATCTATTCCCCGTGTTGTTTGGATCGGTTCCCCGTCGACAGTACGCTATTTGACCGGCATCGGTCCTAGCCTCGCAATACTTGCAAAGAAACGACGGTTTGTTTTGAGGGTGATTGGGGGTGGCGAGGTCGTTATTCCTGGAGTTCAGGTCGAGAACGTAAATTGGTCTGCGGAAACTGAAGCAAAGGCGATTAGGGATTGCGATATCGGAATAATGCCCCTGCTGGATAGTCCTTGGGAACGAGGAAAATGTGCCTATAAGCTAATCCAGTATATGGCAAGCGGATTGCCGACGGTATCGTCGCCGGTTGGCGCGAACGTTGACGTAGTCGTTGCTGACGAGACTGGCTTTTTCGCGAGTTCATCAGAAGAATGGGTTGAAAGCCTCGATCGACTTCTGAGCGATGATGCGATGAGGGCCATGTTAGGCGAGAATGGCCGGCGGCGCGTGGAGAAATACTATTCGCTTCAGTCTGCCGCCCCTCGATTGATCAAGTCATTGGTTTCGGCTGTTTCGTATCACTAG
- a CDS encoding glycosyltransferase family 4 protein yields MKFLLIAGLADSLLNFRGPLIAALQSRNLEVHVAAPSLGQGSPLRGRLEAMGLKVHDLPLRRTSKSIVSDLVTVIGLLRVMARVKPTYVMSYTIKPVIYGSLAAWLSRVPFRFALVTGLGYSFQGEGERGRLLALVRRLYRFSLARVRLVFFQNPDDENLFRELGILSPKVSSCVVNGSGIDISSFLPAPLPPGPPRFLLIARLLGDKGVREYVQAAKRVREIRPDVKFGLVGWIDENPNSIGHSELSSWIAEGSVEYLGKLSDVRPAIAESSVYVLPSYREGTPRTVLEAMAMGRPIITTDAPGCRETVQDGVTGFMVPVRSVDGLYEAMMKFAATPHLIGEMGARAREMAENKYDVRKVNEAMLRQMGIL; encoded by the coding sequence ATGAAGTTTCTCTTAATTGCAGGTCTAGCGGATTCATTGCTGAATTTCCGTGGTCCTTTGATTGCGGCGCTACAATCGCGGAACCTTGAAGTGCATGTCGCTGCGCCATCCCTAGGACAAGGCAGCCCTTTGCGTGGGCGACTGGAGGCCATGGGATTGAAGGTGCATGATTTGCCGTTGCGACGTACAAGTAAGAGTATTGTTTCCGATTTGGTAACCGTGATCGGGTTGCTTCGTGTGATGGCTCGCGTGAAGCCAACGTATGTAATGAGTTATACCATCAAGCCAGTGATATATGGCTCGTTGGCAGCATGGCTGTCGCGTGTACCTTTTCGCTTCGCCCTCGTAACTGGCCTTGGGTATTCATTTCAAGGAGAGGGAGAGCGGGGGCGCTTGTTGGCACTAGTCCGTCGACTATATCGATTCTCCCTCGCGCGGGTGCGTCTCGTTTTTTTTCAAAATCCTGATGACGAAAATCTTTTTCGTGAATTGGGAATTTTAAGTCCAAAAGTTTCATCATGTGTCGTGAACGGCTCGGGGATCGATATTTCCAGCTTTCTTCCTGCCCCGCTGCCACCGGGTCCTCCTCGTTTCCTGCTTATCGCTCGACTCCTGGGTGACAAGGGAGTGAGGGAGTATGTGCAGGCAGCCAAGCGAGTACGCGAAATAAGGCCAGATGTTAAATTTGGTTTGGTGGGGTGGATTGATGAGAACCCGAATTCAATTGGACACAGTGAGCTGAGTAGCTGGATAGCTGAAGGCAGTGTGGAGTACCTGGGCAAGTTATCTGATGTGCGCCCTGCGATCGCAGAATCCAGCGTATACGTGCTGCCTTCATATAGAGAGGGCACTCCGAGAACCGTTTTGGAAGCGATGGCTATGGGGCGGCCAATTATCACCACGGATGCGCCGGGTTGCCGCGAGACGGTACAGGATGGAGTAACGGGTTTTATGGTGCCGGTGAGATCAGTTGATGGATTATATGAGGCGATGATGAAGTTTGCAGCTACGCCCCATTTAATTGGAGAGATGGGAGCGCGTGCTAGGGAGATGGCTGAGAATAAGTATGACGTGCGGAAGGTTAATGAGGCAATGCTCCGCCAGATGGGGATTCTATGA
- a CDS encoding sugar transferase yields the protein MKRFFDVCVASLLLVLLSVPLLLLMALIRSKLGSPIFFRQIRPGMNGHPFEMIKFRSMSNARGKNGELLSDAERLTDFGRLLRSTSLDELPELWNVLKGDMSLVGPRPLLMEYLPLYSKVQARRHEVRPGITGWAQINGRNSVSWDEKFDMDVWYVDHRSMFLDLRILWLTVRKVLIRDGISAKGEATAAKFTGERK from the coding sequence ATGAAGAGATTTTTTGATGTATGTGTGGCTTCTTTATTGCTGGTGCTTCTCTCAGTCCCACTGCTCTTGCTGATGGCTTTGATCCGGAGCAAGCTTGGGAGCCCAATCTTCTTTAGGCAAATTCGACCAGGGATGAATGGTCATCCGTTCGAGATGATTAAGTTTCGCTCAATGTCGAACGCGCGCGGGAAGAATGGGGAATTGCTTTCGGATGCTGAGCGTCTCACTGATTTTGGTCGCCTTCTCCGTTCAACGAGTCTGGATGAACTCCCTGAACTTTGGAATGTTTTGAAGGGGGATATGAGTTTAGTAGGGCCGAGGCCTCTTTTGATGGAATACTTGCCACTGTACTCCAAAGTTCAGGCTCGCCGGCATGAAGTAAGGCCAGGAATTACTGGTTGGGCCCAAATAAACGGTAGGAATAGTGTTAGTTGGGATGAGAAGTTTGATATGGACGTTTGGTATGTCGATCATCGGTCGATGTTCTTAGACCTAAGAATCTTATGGTTGACAGTACGTAAGGTACTTATTCGGGATGGCATCAGCGCGAAAGGTGAAGCTACTGCGGCGAAGTTCACCGGTGAGCGAAAATGA
- a CDS encoding acetyltransferase, whose protein sequence is MRKLALLGASGHGKVVADSALAAGYSSIEFFDDAWPDRVRNGHWAISGDTEILLDALSDFDGVIVTIGDCSIRLAKTAAIRKAGGRLLTVIHPHACVSKFASLGDGSVVMAGAIVNADVTAGTATIINSGATVDHDCLLDDGVHISPGAHLAGNVIVGRCSWIGIGAAVKQGVTIGADVVVGAGAVVVSNISDHVIAVGCPASPLQFSKSGSCGDLSPSLKRESKC, encoded by the coding sequence ATGAGAAAACTAGCCTTACTAGGAGCGAGCGGACACGGAAAGGTGGTGGCAGACTCCGCGTTGGCTGCCGGATACTCATCAATCGAATTCTTCGATGATGCTTGGCCTGATCGAGTAAGAAACGGGCATTGGGCGATTTCCGGAGATACGGAGATTCTGCTGGATGCATTGAGCGATTTTGATGGTGTGATCGTAACGATCGGCGATTGTTCTATTCGACTTGCCAAAACGGCGGCAATTCGGAAGGCGGGCGGGCGATTGCTGACAGTGATTCATCCGCACGCTTGTGTAAGCAAGTTTGCATCTCTCGGTGACGGCAGTGTGGTTATGGCCGGGGCGATCGTAAATGCAGATGTAACGGCGGGCACCGCTACGATTATAAATTCTGGTGCGACCGTTGATCACGATTGTCTACTTGATGATGGTGTGCATATTAGTCCTGGAGCACATCTGGCGGGCAATGTGATTGTCGGTAGATGCAGTTGGATTGGAATCGGCGCGGCGGTCAAGCAGGGTGTAACTATCGGGGCAGATGTTGTTGTTGGAGCTGGAGCCGTAGTTGTTAGCAATATATCAGATCATGTGATCGCCGTAGGTTGTCCTGCTTCGCCACTACAGTTTTCGAAAAGTGGGAGTTGTGGCGATTTGTCACCTTCGTTGAAAAGAGAGTCAAAATGCTGA